TGATGGCACCGTGGATAGGAGCCATCAAGAAGGCTACCGGTAGTGCCAACCACTGCCACCATGCGGTAGCAAAAGTATAGAAATACCCTATATAAAATGCGGACCATGCAAGTCTAGAAAACCAAGATCTAGCAAACTTGTCAAATGCAGGCCATTCGGGTACACCTTCTGTGAATCTGCTTTCGACCTCTATTTCTTTATTGGTGATGGCAGAGTAGGTTGTCTTCGTTCTCCACATCATGGCAAATAGGTTTGCATCATATTTGGGAGAGTGTACGTCTTTTTCTGTGTCGGCATACGCGTGGTGCATTCTGTGCATGACGCCATAGCCATATGCACTTAGGTAATTTGACCCTTGGAATGCCCAAGTCAAGATGAAACAAATCTTTTCGCCAAGCTTAGACATGGTGAACGATTGGTGTGCTGAATATCTGTGAAGAAAGAAGGTCTGGAAGAAAAGTCCTCCGTACCATAGCACGAGCATAAGTATTAAAATTTCCATTTTTTTCTTGTTCGATTCTATTGTAAGACAAGCTCGATCCGGATTTGTGACAAAAAGCAGAAAATATTTTTCATTATTTCACATTCAGCTAAAATTCGTCCTCGTATGTCTATTTTTGCTTGCCCATCAGCTGACGGGCGTTTTGCAAAATTACCTCATCCTAGATGAACTGCCAAAAAACATATTGCCCATGGTGAAGTACAATATTGACGAGTTAGATCCTAAAAATTTCATCCTTGTCAAAGGCGCTAGAGTCAATAATT
The DNA window shown above is from Reichenbachiella sp. 5M10 and carries:
- a CDS encoding acyl-CoA desaturase codes for the protein MEILILMLVLWYGGLFFQTFFLHRYSAHQSFTMSKLGEKICFILTWAFQGSNYLSAYGYGVMHRMHHAYADTEKDVHSPKYDANLFAMMWRTKTTYSAITNKEIEVESRFTEGVPEWPAFDKFARSWFSRLAWSAFYIGYFYTFATAWWQWLALPVAFLMAPIHGAIINWFAHVYGYVNFKVGDTSKNMLPVDFLMMGESYHNNHHKHGNRANFGGVRWHEIDPTYVVMWVLDKLGLIHIKRLEVSVKKENIKTAA